Proteins encoded by one window of Candidatus Babeliales bacterium:
- a CDS encoding trigger factor codes for MVQSDKVCCLVDSKPLSNSYQFTVSVPSCITESFFQLAAQAQQSSAQTTGFKKGSAPISYVQEHFKAPIVSHLKDLGLKFFGINTLMQNIRQQKIIVVGTPQLKDIQIDGAGNALYHFEGYAPKELYMQSWKYLPFKPTPRKQYRDIDKQVTSFLQDEEAIQSRFKPESGIDVGDWICFKAWIIDKNDNPVFDKNTSNIWLKIGNEEPDVIFQSIFLGKKIGDRFTTDNSSLQNYFCEASNSSYTYVVEIKDIVPYRYFSFDLFKQYFKIKTHKDLLSKITEVFSFNNDISQRRSIGHEALGLIIKKNQIVLPDGAITVQKRLILADLQFKPDFIVYKQDREFDSQVTSMAKRQLLDSVVAEYVGYQDNLTVSPQDIKAILQITQRSRLKDFLYFPFLKTQLSGQEFPVEG; via the coding sequence ATGGTACAAAGCGACAAAGTATGCTGTCTGGTTGATTCAAAACCACTCAGCAACAGTTATCAATTCACCGTTTCGGTTCCATCATGCATCACAGAATCATTTTTCCAACTCGCAGCTCAAGCACAACAAAGTTCCGCTCAAACGACTGGTTTTAAAAAAGGATCAGCTCCCATTTCATACGTTCAAGAACATTTTAAAGCCCCGATCGTCAGTCATCTGAAAGATCTTGGGCTTAAATTTTTTGGAATCAATACACTTATGCAAAACATTCGCCAACAAAAAATTATTGTTGTCGGAACTCCTCAGCTTAAAGATATTCAAATTGATGGAGCTGGAAACGCTCTATACCATTTTGAAGGGTATGCTCCCAAAGAGCTTTATATGCAAAGCTGGAAATATCTTCCCTTTAAGCCGACCCCTCGTAAGCAGTATCGCGACATTGATAAACAGGTCACATCTTTTCTGCAAGATGAAGAAGCCATCCAAAGCCGTTTTAAACCTGAAAGCGGTATAGATGTCGGTGATTGGATTTGCTTTAAAGCCTGGATCATAGACAAAAATGATAATCCTGTTTTCGATAAAAACACCTCCAACATTTGGTTGAAAATCGGAAACGAAGAACCAGATGTCATTTTCCAAAGTATATTTTTAGGCAAAAAAATAGGCGACCGTTTTACCACAGATAATTCAAGCTTACAAAACTATTTCTGCGAAGCTTCAAATTCCAGTTACACCTATGTTGTTGAAATAAAAGACATTGTTCCTTATCGGTATTTTTCATTCGATCTTTTTAAGCAATATTTTAAGATTAAAACTCATAAAGATTTACTCAGCAAAATCACTGAAGTTTTTTCATTTAACAACGACATTTCACAGCGTCGCTCCATTGGCCATGAAGCTTTAGGGCTTATCATTAAAAAAAATCAGATTGTTTTGCCTGACGGCGCCATAACTGTACAAAAAAGATTAATTCTTGCCGATCTTCAATTTAAACCTGATTTTATAGTTTATAAACAAGATCGAGAATTTGACTCACAAGTTACCAGTATGGCAAAACGACAATTGCTTGATTCTGTTGTTGCTGAATATGTTGGATACCAAGATAATTTAACCGTGAGTCCTCAAGACATTAAAGCGATTTTACAAATTACCCAACGATCTCGGTTAAAAGATTTTCTCTACTTCCCCTTCCTGAAAACACAACTCAGCGGCCAAGAATTTCCCGTTGAAGG
- the frr gene encoding ribosome recycling factor, translating into MTPIIIEEGNIKSFEKPVIAEMDKGFAHFEKDLTSVRTGKAHIGMIEDVKVECYGGSLMNLRDIASLAAPDVNMLTVQPWDKGVMADIEKAIKASHLGLSPVIDGDIIRVELPRMTTGRREELVKLVGKKIEDGKINLRNIRKDFVNMIKDAQKGKKISEDFDKRLNKTLQDITDKYVEKVDATGEKKKNELKAF; encoded by the coding sequence ATGACACCAATTATCATTGAAGAAGGCAACATAAAATCTTTTGAAAAACCCGTTATTGCGGAAATGGACAAAGGTTTTGCTCACTTTGAAAAAGATCTTACCAGTGTTAGAACAGGAAAAGCTCACATAGGCATGATCGAAGACGTTAAAGTAGAATGCTATGGTGGCAGCTTGATGAATTTGCGCGACATTGCATCACTTGCAGCGCCAGATGTAAACATGCTTACCGTACAACCTTGGGATAAAGGCGTAATGGCTGACATTGAAAAAGCAATCAAAGCTTCACATCTTGGCCTGAGCCCTGTTATCGATGGTGATATTATTCGAGTTGAACTTCCTCGTATGACAACTGGTCGTCGCGAAGAATTAGTCAAGTTGGTTGGTAAAAAAATCGAAGACGGAAAAATCAACCTTCGAAACATCAGAAAAGATTTTGTTAACATGATCAAAGATGCTCAAAAAGGCAAAAAGATTTCTGAAGATTTTGACAAAAGATTAAATAAAACGCTTCAAGACATAACTGATAAATATGTTGAAAAAGTTGACGCAACTGGCGAAAAAAAGAAAAATGAGCTAAAAGCCTTTTAA
- the tsf gene encoding translation elongation factor Ts, producing MTKVSLESIQKLRNMTGLGMLDCKKALEEANGDIEKSIELLRKRGTALADKRADKETTQGIVVSYIHPGDQTGVLLELNCETDFVSSTEAVKTCARDIAMHIAAMKPKYVSPDQVDAAFLQKEKEIATELLKSQGKPANMIEKIIEGKMAKIASDVSLLKQPFVKDESKTIEELLKELSAKTGENIKVKQFARFEIGA from the coding sequence ATGACAAAAGTATCATTAGAATCTATACAAAAATTACGAAACATGACTGGCCTTGGAATGCTTGATTGCAAAAAAGCACTCGAAGAAGCTAACGGCGACATTGAAAAATCAATCGAACTTCTTAGAAAACGTGGAACAGCTCTGGCTGATAAACGAGCAGACAAAGAAACTACCCAAGGAATCGTTGTTTCTTACATCCACCCTGGTGATCAAACTGGCGTTCTTCTTGAATTAAACTGTGAAACTGACTTCGTATCTAGCACAGAAGCTGTCAAAACATGCGCAAGAGATATTGCTATGCACATTGCAGCGATGAAACCTAAATACGTTTCTCCTGATCAAGTTGACGCGGCTTTCTTACAAAAAGAAAAAGAAATCGCAACTGAACTACTCAAATCTCAAGGCAAACCTGCTAACATGATTGAAAAAATCATTGAAGGCAAAATGGCAAAAATCGCAAGCGATGTTTCACTTCTCAAACAACCGTTTGTAAAAGATGAATCAAAAACTATTGAAGAATTACTAAAAGAATTGTCAGCAAAAACTGGCGAAAATATTAAAGTTAAACAATTTGCACGCTTTGAAATAGGCGCGTAG
- the argS gene encoding arginine--tRNA ligase yields the protein MNQFEQIKSDFFLFLMQHLSITKEVTYSSQFDLNIDEDKQAFGDINSNIAMILAKELKQNPRTLAQDIINNFKHPFVQKIEVAGPGFLNFFMTPAWYQALALEVAHKKESYFSDKPSHPKKINVEFVSANPTGPMHVGHGRNGILGDVLSNVLTFLHYDVCKEFYINDAGAQITKLGNSFKIRCLQILGHDIELPEEAYHGENLIDLARTCVAQFGKNLEQEPDSFFQIYAKEHMLAELKTTLENYGILFDIWFSEKSLHDHGKVEAALDRLNRTGHTYELEGALWFRSTTFGDDKDRVLKKANGELTYVAADVAYLIDKLDRGFDELVMVLGHDHHSYKVRLNAIMQALGYDPKKLNVILYQLVHIMKDGAPVKMSKRSGNMVTLSEVVEEVGKNVARFFFLNRKADAELQFDLDLALKQSNENPVFYIQYAYVRTLSIQRKALEENIIINETCFYDQEFTDLEKLILKKICSLKSMICNIGNNHQIHLLAYFTHELAGLFHRYYNMQRVIDASNPAITQQRLHIIGLVQQTLRTCLFLMGVTPMEKM from the coding sequence ATGAATCAATTTGAACAAATAAAATCAGACTTTTTTTTATTTCTGATGCAGCATCTCAGTATCACCAAGGAAGTTACTTACAGCTCACAGTTTGATCTTAATATCGACGAAGACAAACAAGCTTTTGGTGATATCAATTCAAACATTGCTATGATACTGGCAAAAGAATTAAAACAAAATCCTCGCACGCTTGCCCAAGATATTATCAATAATTTCAAACACCCTTTTGTGCAAAAAATTGAAGTGGCTGGTCCTGGATTTTTAAATTTTTTCATGACTCCAGCATGGTATCAAGCGTTAGCACTTGAAGTTGCTCATAAAAAAGAATCTTACTTTTCAGACAAGCCTTCACACCCAAAAAAAATAAACGTTGAGTTTGTTAGTGCTAATCCTACAGGCCCAATGCATGTCGGCCATGGAAGAAACGGTATTTTAGGTGACGTACTTTCAAACGTTTTAACGTTTTTGCACTACGATGTATGCAAAGAGTTTTACATTAACGACGCTGGCGCTCAAATCACAAAGCTCGGCAACTCATTTAAAATTCGATGCTTGCAAATTCTTGGTCATGACATAGAGCTTCCTGAGGAAGCGTATCATGGTGAAAACCTCATAGACCTTGCCCGCACATGCGTTGCTCAATTTGGCAAAAACCTTGAGCAAGAACCTGACAGCTTTTTTCAAATTTACGCAAAAGAGCACATGCTTGCAGAGCTTAAAACAACGCTAGAAAATTACGGTATTTTATTTGATATCTGGTTCTCTGAAAAAAGTTTACATGATCATGGCAAAGTTGAGGCTGCACTTGACCGCTTAAACAGAACAGGACACACCTATGAACTTGAAGGAGCCCTTTGGTTTCGTTCAACAACGTTTGGCGACGACAAAGATCGCGTGCTAAAAAAAGCAAATGGCGAACTAACGTACGTTGCTGCTGATGTAGCATATCTTATCGACAAACTAGACCGCGGATTTGACGAGCTTGTCATGGTTTTAGGTCATGATCATCATAGCTACAAAGTCAGACTCAATGCAATCATGCAAGCTTTAGGCTACGATCCAAAAAAATTAAATGTCATTTTGTATCAACTCGTGCACATCATGAAAGATGGTGCTCCGGTCAAAATGTCAAAACGATCTGGTAACATGGTTACACTGTCTGAAGTTGTTGAAGAAGTTGGAAAAAACGTTGCACGATTTTTCTTTTTAAATCGAAAAGCTGATGCTGAACTCCAGTTTGACCTTGATTTAGCTCTTAAACAAAGCAACGAAAATCCAGTATTTTACATTCAGTATGCGTATGTTAGAACTTTAAGCATTCAAAGAAAAGCTTTAGAAGAAAATATCATCATCAATGAAACATGCTTTTATGATCAAGAATTTACTGATCTTGAAAAATTAATTCTTAAAAAGATCTGCTCACTAAAATCAATGATTTGCAATATCGGCAATAATCATCAAATTCATTTGCTAGCATATTTTACTCATGAACTGGCTGGACTTTTCCACAGATATTACAACATGCAACGAGTTATTGATGCAAGTAACCCTGCTATAACACAACAACGCTTGCACATTATCGGTTTGGTACAACAAACTTTACGAACATGCTTGTTTTTGATGGGTGTAACGCCAATGGAAAAGATGTAG
- the mnmA gene encoding tRNA 2-thiouridine(34) synthase MnmA — MKKIAVLVSGGVDSSVALALLKEQGHDVTAFYLKIWLEDELSYLGSCPWEQDLEYARGVCEKLNVPLKIVSMQQEYHTRVVSYMLDDIRAGRTPNPDMLCNQQVKFGAFYDAIDNAPDGEYFEHVATGHYAQIEHTSYEHTPTLSVLKKGKDPVKDQTYFLAYLSQEQLKRALFPIGGFEKFEVRELARKYDLPTQDRKDSQGICFLGKFQFSDFLKAHLGTKIGDIVEFETGAKLGVHEGFWFYTIGQRQGLGLSGGPWYVVSKDAAKNIVYISKTYGSVTEHKSGMIVKNFNWIQGSASLKTNLDVRFRHGPAVHAATVTAHGTDVTIMLNTESKQGIAAGQFAVLYDGDVCLGGGIIEQAL, encoded by the coding sequence ATGAAAAAAATAGCAGTCTTAGTTTCAGGCGGTGTCGATAGCTCAGTTGCTCTCGCACTTTTAAAAGAGCAGGGTCACGACGTGACTGCGTTTTATTTAAAAATCTGGCTTGAAGATGAGCTGTCTTATTTAGGCTCATGCCCATGGGAGCAAGATCTAGAGTATGCCCGTGGAGTCTGTGAAAAGCTCAATGTACCCCTTAAAATAGTTTCAATGCAGCAAGAGTATCATACTCGAGTGGTGTCTTACATGCTTGATGACATTCGGGCAGGGCGCACGCCTAACCCCGACATGCTGTGCAATCAACAAGTTAAATTCGGTGCTTTTTACGATGCAATCGATAATGCTCCTGACGGTGAGTACTTTGAACACGTAGCAACTGGGCATTACGCACAAATTGAACATACATCGTATGAACATACACCAACCCTCTCCGTTTTAAAAAAGGGTAAAGACCCGGTAAAAGATCAGACCTACTTTTTAGCATATCTTTCACAAGAGCAACTTAAGCGTGCCCTTTTTCCTATCGGTGGCTTTGAAAAATTTGAAGTTCGTGAGCTTGCAAGAAAATATGATCTGCCAACGCAGGATCGTAAAGACTCACAAGGGATTTGCTTCCTAGGCAAATTTCAATTCTCTGATTTTTTAAAAGCTCATCTTGGTACTAAAATTGGTGACATAGTCGAATTTGAAACTGGTGCAAAGCTTGGAGTGCATGAAGGATTTTGGTTTTACACCATTGGTCAACGCCAAGGCTTAGGCCTTTCGGGTGGCCCTTGGTATGTGGTCTCTAAAGATGCAGCCAAAAATATCGTCTACATTTCAAAAACGTACGGATCGGTAACAGAGCATAAATCAGGCATGATCGTTAAAAACTTTAACTGGATCCAGGGCAGCGCAAGCTTAAAAACTAATCTCGACGTCCGATTTCGCCATGGTCCTGCGGTGCACGCCGCAACGGTCACAGCACACGGTACAGATGTTACCATCATGCTTAACACCGAAAGTAAGCAGGGGATTGCCGCAGGGCAATTTGCGGTACTGTATGATGGTGATGTGTGCCTTGGCGGTGGAATCATTGAGCAGGCTTTATAG